The DNA region ACAACGGTCCCATTAGGTATTACTGATCGAGTGGTTTCATCTGGCCCGGTACCCTATGTCGGCCAAAAGCCATAGATAGATTATGAATTATGAAAGGGATATTTATGAAACATCGATCACGATGGCATCGGGATCTTCCTGGACGAAGGGATATATCAGCAACTGAGTTTTTGAACAGTTTGTATTGGAATTTGTCTAGGCGGGCGGTTGACAATGAATTCCAGTTGTGGGCAGGAGATCAACTCCTAGTCGCTAGTAAACGTCAAGAGGATATTGACGCGTTTGAATTAGGAATGGCAACAGCTTTGGGTGTCTTGCCTGATGAAATTCTAAACATGATAAGGCAGGTTGGTTCAGAGTAGGGGATGTCAAAACTGGAGAAGCACCAATCTGGCTGAGATAAGCCAACTGACAACGCGATCCAGGATGCTTGTGAGCTCTCAGTTGACGTCTACACTGCGGAATGAAAAGAGAAAGATATCCCTAGAATCGCCAAAGCCGCCTACAACGCCTTCAGCCGCCTGCTGTGGATGAAGTACCCCGGCGGTAACGCGGGGCAAAGTGGCGAGACGGTAGCGGCCCCGAAAATCAGATATCGCAAGAGTAAAGAGAACACGGCTTGTCTGAGTTCAACCAGGCAAGCCGTATTCTTTTTTCGCCCTCAACGCTCCCGCGACCCTCTGCCCGCTCTCCACCGCGCCCTCCATGTAACCCTGGTGCACCGCCGTGTGCTCGCCCACAAAGTGCAACCGGCCGGCGGGCCGCCGCAAAGTTTCCCAGTAGGCCATCACCTCGCCCGGCGCAAAAGAGGCGTAGCCGCCCTGCGAAAACGGCTCGTTGCGCCAGGCCATCGTTCGCCCCGCCGCCACGTGCCGGGCCGAGCCGGGAAAGGCCTGCTCCACCTGGGCAATGGCCAACGCGATTCGGTCGTCGTCGCTCATGGCCGAAAATTCCGCGCCGCCGGCCGCGCCTGTGTAAACGGTGAGGATGCGCCCCGCGCCACGCTGGTTGCGGGTCGGCTCCCAAATGCAGGTGATGGGCAAATCGGTGAGCAGGCTTCCATTCCAATCGCCCTCGCCCCAAAACCGCTTGCGATATTGAATCAGCACTTTGGTGACTGCGCCGTAAGTCACCCCGTTCAACATGGCTTGATGATCGGGCGGCAGAGGCGGCTTGAAGGTGATCGCCCGCGCCGGGCCAAGCGGGATCGCCAGCACGGCCTCGTCGGCCTCGGCCCGGTTCACGGTCTGGCCGACTCGGTAAGTGACGCGGACTCTTTCGTCATCCTGTTGTATCTCGGTCACGACCGCCCCGAGGCGCAGGTCGGGCAGGGCGCTCGCCATTGCCTGTGGCAATTGGTCGTTGCCGCCTACGATTCTGAACGAGGGGCTGTCGTCGTCAGGATCGCGGTAGTAAAAAGCGCCCCAGCGCGCGAGATCCAAAAGCGATAACTGCTCCGGCTCGGCGATGAACTCCGAGCGCAGGCGGGCCGTGAAGACTTTCTTTGCCAGCGAATGAACGTTCAGGCTCCTCAACCAGTCAGCCGCCGATTGCGGGTCGAGGCGAGTTGCCTCCGGCGCCGCCTGGGGTTGGGCCGGGTCGGGCACGTGGCGGCCCAACCCGGCCAGGGCGGCCCAAACCTTTTTCATCTCAGCCTCAACGTCAACGCCCCACAGGCTCACATCGTCCGCGCGCCCAACGCGTCCTTCCAGCGCCACCCATTGCGCCCAATCACCCATCCCGCCCAACGTTTCAAGTTGAAGCCCAAACCGCTGGACCAGATCGAGCAGGCGCGGATGAAACGCTTCGATAAACTCGCCGCCGCCTTCGGCATACTGGTTTTCGGTAAAGCCGTCGCGCAGGGTAAACACCCGGCCTCCCACGCGGTGGCGGGCCTCCAACACCATCGTCTTCCACCCCGCCTCGTGCAATTCCAAAGCCGTCGCCAGCCCGGCCAGCCCGGCGCCAATGATGATTGCTGTTTCTGTTGTCATGGTGAGTGAATTATAATCTCGCCATGCCCATTCGCCTGCTTTCAGAAGACATTGCCTCGCAGATCGCCGCCGGAGAAGTGGTCGAGCGCCCGGCCTCGGTGGTGAAGGAACTGCTGGAGAACGCCCTCGACGCGGGCGCAAAAACGATCACCGTTGACGTGGAAGGGGCGGGGCGGGCATTGATCCGCGTTTCGGACGACGGTCAGGGCATCCCCGCCGCCGAGGCTGAGTTGGCCTTTGCCCGTCATGCCACCTCCAAGATTCAGTCGGCGGACGATCTGTTCTCGGTCGACACGCTGGGCTTTCGCGGCGAAGCCCTGGCCTCCATTGCCTCGGTCTCGCGCGCGAGCCTGATCACCCGCCACGCCGACGAAGCCGACGGCACGCAAATGAAATTCGAGGGCAGTAACTTGATCAGCCGCGGGCTGATCGGCGCGCCGCGTGGCACCGTCGTCTCCGTTGAGAACCTGTTCTTCAACGTCCCGGCCCGCCTCAAGTTCCTCAAATCCGAGACGGCGGAACGCGGCCACATCACGGCGCTCGTCACCCGCTACGCCCTGGCCTATCCCACAACCCGCTTCCGCCTCAACTTCGAAAACCGCAGCGTCTTTCAATCGTCGGGCAACGGCGATTTGCGCGAAGTGCTGGCGGCGGTTTACGGCGTGGACGTGGCTCGCCAACTGCTGGAAATCATTCCGCCCGACGCGCCCGACCCCGCGCCCGAACCGCTCCCCGAAAACGACGACGAGTGGCCGCTGGCCCTGCGCGAGCGTCCCGCCACTCCTCACCCGCCGCCTGCAATCACTGTCTCCGGCTTCATCTCGCCGCCGGCCCTCAACCGCTCCAACCGCAAAGAGATCACCTTCTTCGTAAATGGGCGCTGGGTGCAGGACATTCGACTCTCGGCGGCGGTGATGCAGGCCTATCACACCATGTTGATGGTGGGCCGCTATCCGATCGCTCTGGTTATGCTCAACGTTCCAGCCGCCGACGTGGACGTCAACGTTCACCCCACCAAAGCCGAAGTGCGCTTCCGCCGATCCGACGAGGCCTTCTCGGTCGTCGAGCGGGCCACGCGCCGCACCCTGATCTTTCGCGCGCCCGTGCCGCAGATCGAACCGGCCCACTGGAGCAATCAGCCCTCAGCCTCCTTCGGAAGCAGTCAGCCCATCTTCGCCAACATCCCGCCCCGTTTCGATGCCGACTCCATCCCGCCTCAATCTCCAATAACTAATAACCAATTACCAAGCCCCAACCTCCAAACCGCTGGCGCGCAACCACCCAACTACCCAACCACCCAACAACCGCCTCTCCCCGCCAGCCATGTCCCCCTCCTGCGCGTCATCGGCCAAATCGGCGCGGCCTACGTGGTGGCCGAAGGCCCGGACGGCCTGTATCTGATAGATCAACACGCCGCCCACGAGCGCGTGCTCTACGAAGCCTTCAGCCTGCAACGCGCCGCCGCCCAGATCGTCTCGCAGGCTCTGCTCGACCCGGTTGCTGTTGAAGTGCCGCCCGCCGCCGCCGCGATTCTGCATTCCCAAGTTGAGACCCTTAATCATCTGGGCTTCAGCATCGAACCGTTCGGCGGCAACACCTTTTTGGTGCGCTCCCTGCCCACCGTGCTGGGCCAGATCGATCCGGCGCGGGCGGTGCGCGTCGTCGTCGAAGACTTTGAAGAGGACGAAACGGTGCTGGCCGCCGAGATCGAAGCCCGGCTGATCGCCCGGGTGTGCAAGCGGGCCGCCGTCAAAGCCGGGCAAACGCTCTCACAGGCCGAGCAGGTGGAACTGGTGCGCCGCCTCGAGTCCTGCCAGTCGCCGCGCACCTGCCCGCATGGCCGCCCGACGATGATTCACCTGAGCGTGGAGTTGTTGGAGAGGCAGTTTGGGCGAAGGGGATAAGCTGATGATTAAACAGGAGATGCTCGATGACAACCAACACTGAAGCGCTTGCCGCCCTCCACCGCCACCTGCAATCCATCTTCGACGCCGATCTGGAAACGTATCATGCGACCACTACTGCCGATCTCACCTTGTACGAGTGGTACATCGTTCCCCACCGAATTGACGGCGTCCCCTTCCACGACTTCATGATGATCGAGTCGGCCCGGCCCGACGTGGCCGGCGGCCAGCTTGATCCTACGGGCGCGCCTGGCGCCGAGAAGCCGCGTACACGATACGATCTGGCCAACCTCAAACTGCAACAGTACGGCGAGACCGTGATCGCCAGCTACACGATGATGCTCTCGCAAAGCGCGGCGAGTGGCGTGCGCGTGCGCTCGTACAACGAGAGCCGGGTGCTCATCAAGTTGGCCGAGGGCTGGAAGGTTGCGCATGTTCACAAGTCGCCCGACTGGCGCGCGCCGTTCCAGCCGCCGAGTTAAGGGTCAACGGATTGAACGAATTGAACGGATAATTGCAAAATTGGAGATAAACAATGCCTCTCGCCGCCGTGATGACTGCCCCGAACAAACCCATTGAAGTGCAAGACCTGCCCGCCGCCACTGTTGAGCCGGGCGGCATTTTGCTGGAGACGATTTATTCCGAAGTGTGCGGCACCGACGTGCATTTGCATCACGGCCACCTGGCCG from Chloroflexota bacterium includes:
- a CDS encoding FAD-dependent oxidoreductase, with amino-acid sequence MTTETAIIIGAGLAGLATALELHEAGWKTMVLEARHRVGGRVFTLRDGFTENQYAEGGGEFIEAFHPRLLDLVQRFGLQLETLGGMGDWAQWVALEGRVGRADDVSLWGVDVEAEMKKVWAALAGLGRHVPDPAQPQAAPEATRLDPQSAADWLRSLNVHSLAKKVFTARLRSEFIAEPEQLSLLDLARWGAFYYRDPDDDSPSFRIVGGNDQLPQAMASALPDLRLGAVVTEIQQDDERVRVTYRVGQTVNRAEADEAVLAIPLGPARAITFKPPLPPDHQAMLNGVTYGAVTKVLIQYRKRFWGEGDWNGSLLTDLPITCIWEPTRNQRGAGRILTVYTGAAGGAEFSAMSDDDRIALAIAQVEQAFPGSARHVAAGRTMAWRNEPFSQGGYASFAPGEVMAYWETLRRPAGRLHFVGEHTAVHQGYMEGAVESGQRVAGALRAKKEYGLPG
- the mutL gene encoding DNA mismatch repair endonuclease MutL — protein: MPIRLLSEDIASQIAAGEVVERPASVVKELLENALDAGAKTITVDVEGAGRALIRVSDDGQGIPAAEAELAFARHATSKIQSADDLFSVDTLGFRGEALASIASVSRASLITRHADEADGTQMKFEGSNLISRGLIGAPRGTVVSVENLFFNVPARLKFLKSETAERGHITALVTRYALAYPTTRFRLNFENRSVFQSSGNGDLREVLAAVYGVDVARQLLEIIPPDAPDPAPEPLPENDDEWPLALRERPATPHPPPAITVSGFISPPALNRSNRKEITFFVNGRWVQDIRLSAAVMQAYHTMLMVGRYPIALVMLNVPAADVDVNVHPTKAEVRFRRSDEAFSVVERATRRTLIFRAPVPQIEPAHWSNQPSASFGSSQPIFANIPPRFDADSIPPQSPITNNQLPSPNLQTAGAQPPNYPTTQQPPLPASHVPLLRVIGQIGAAYVVAEGPDGLYLIDQHAAHERVLYEAFSLQRAAAQIVSQALLDPVAVEVPPAAAAILHSQVETLNHLGFSIEPFGGNTFLVRSLPTVLGQIDPARAVRVVVEDFEEDETVLAAEIEARLIARVCKRAAVKAGQTLSQAEQVELVRRLESCQSPRTCPHGRPTMIHLSVELLERQFGRRG
- a CDS encoding protein kinase; this encodes MTTNTEALAALHRHLQSIFDADLETYHATTTADLTLYEWYIVPHRIDGVPFHDFMMIESARPDVAGGQLDPTGAPGAEKPRTRYDLANLKLQQYGETVIASYTMMLSQSAASGVRVRSYNESRVLIKLAEGWKVAHVHKSPDWRAPFQPPS